The nucleotide sequence GATGGAGAATATTATTATTTAACCAAATTTGGCGAGAATAACTACGCCGATTTTGATTATAGCAATCGTGACAAAGAGCATTTCTTTATTTTTGGAAGAGAAACGACAGGCTTGCCAAAAGAGACTATTAATGAAAATAAAGAGCGGTGCCTGCGCATTCCAATGAATGAAAATGTAAGATCCTTGAATCTATCTAATACAGCCGCCATTTTAGTTTATGAAGCATTGCGCCAGCAGAGCTTCCTGAAATTAAAATAAAAAAGCACTGCAGCCTGACTGCAGTGCTTTTTTTGTGAAGAAAGTGACGTTCTTTTGACGATGCCTTCGCTTTTTTAAATTATTTTGTACCTGGCTTATCTTCATATCCAGCAGTAAAAATTGCGGAAAGGAAGGCAATAATCACAGCTAAAATGAGTATGAAATTCATT is from Bacillus sp. PK3_68 and encodes:
- the trmL gene encoding tRNA (uridine(34)/cytosine(34)/5-carboxymethylaminomethyluridine(34)-2'-O)-methyltransferase TrmL, producing the protein MLSINVVLYQPEIPANTGNIARTCAATDTVLHLIRPLGFSTDDKMLRRAGLDYWQFVKVVYYDSLEEFYEKNADGEYYYLTKFGENNYADFDYSNRDKEHFFIFGRETTGLPKETINENKERCLRIPMNENVRSLNLSNTAAILVYEALRQQSFLKLK